From the genome of Populus trichocarpa isolate Nisqually-1 chromosome 15, P.trichocarpa_v4.1, whole genome shotgun sequence, one region includes:
- the LOC7474825 gene encoding uncharacterized protein LOC7474825 isoform X1: protein MSTKIALKFSRSNRIYRPSEPVEGKIVIKSPSSISHYGIRLSVNGSVNLQQVRGGSAGVIETFYGVVKPITIVNKSIEVKPSGKIGSGTTEVPFTMVLKQNGEKSLERFYETFHGTDVSIQYLFTVDIARGYLYKSLSATMEVIVESDKADLLERPVSPEMAIFYITQDTQRHPLLPEIKSGGFRVTGRMSTLCSLLDPISGELTVETSAVPISSIDIHLLRVESILMGEKIVTETSLIQTTQIADGDVCRNLTLPIYVILPRLLTCPSVFAGPFSIEFKVSIVISFQSELSKLHKKSDPRTPRLWLAMETLPLELVRTR from the exons ATGTCAACAAAAATAGCCCTTAAATTTTCTCGATCCAACCGTATATATCGCCCCTCT GAACCTGTTGAAGGCAAAATCGTGATTAAATCTCCATCCTCAATTTCTCACTATGGAATTCGCCTCTCCGTCAACGGATCTGTTAACTTGCAG CAGGTTCGAGGAGGATCAGCTGGAGTTATTGAAACCTTTTATGGTGTTGTCAAGCCAATCACCATCGT GAATAAGAGCATTGAGGTTAAACCGTCGGGAAAGATTGGTTCAGGCACAACTGAG GTACCATTTACCATGGTTCTGAAACAAAATGGGGAAAAAAGTTTGGAAAGATTTTATGAGACCTTTCATGGAACGGATGTTAGCATTCAG TATTTGTTTACTGTAGATATAGCAAGAGGATACCTTTATAAATCACTATCTGCAACCATGGAAGTTATAGTTGAAAGTGATAAAG CTGATCTGCTTGAGCGACCAGTTTCTCCTGAAATGGCTATCTTTTACATTACTCAGGACACTCAGAGACATCCTTTACTTCCTGAAATAAAGTCAG GTGGTTTTCGGGTGACAGGAAGAATGTCTACTCTGTGTTCTTTGTTGGATCCCATCAGTGGAGAGTTAACAGTTGAAACATCAGCAGTTCCCATTTCCTCCATTGACATACACTTGCTCCGTGTAGAGTCAATTCTAATGGGAGAGAAAATTGTGACTGAAACTTCTTTGATTCAGACCACACAG ATAGCAGATGGAGATGTCTGTCGTAATCTGACTTTGCCTATCTATGTTATCCTTCCCCGCCTTTTGACTTGTCCAAGTGTCTTTGCTGG TCCATTTTCAATTGAGTTCAAAGTGTCCATTGTCATCAGCTTTCAGTCAGAACTGTccaaattgcataaaaaatctGATCCAAGAACTCCAAGACTTTGG CTGGCAATGGAAACTTTACCGCTTGAACTTGTTCGAACAAGATGA
- the LOC7474825 gene encoding uncharacterized protein LOC7474825 isoform X2, with protein sequence MSTKIALKFSRSNRIYRPSEPVEGKIVIKSPSSISHYGIRLSVNGSVNLQVRGGSAGVIETFYGVVKPITIVNKSIEVKPSGKIGSGTTEVPFTMVLKQNGEKSLERFYETFHGTDVSIQYLFTVDIARGYLYKSLSATMEVIVESDKADLLERPVSPEMAIFYITQDTQRHPLLPEIKSGGFRVTGRMSTLCSLLDPISGELTVETSAVPISSIDIHLLRVESILMGEKIVTETSLIQTTQIADGDVCRNLTLPIYVILPRLLTCPSVFAGPFSIEFKVSIVISFQSELSKLHKKSDPRTPRLWLAMETLPLELVRTR encoded by the exons ATGTCAACAAAAATAGCCCTTAAATTTTCTCGATCCAACCGTATATATCGCCCCTCT GAACCTGTTGAAGGCAAAATCGTGATTAAATCTCCATCCTCAATTTCTCACTATGGAATTCGCCTCTCCGTCAACGGATCTGTTAACTTGCAG GTTCGAGGAGGATCAGCTGGAGTTATTGAAACCTTTTATGGTGTTGTCAAGCCAATCACCATCGT GAATAAGAGCATTGAGGTTAAACCGTCGGGAAAGATTGGTTCAGGCACAACTGAG GTACCATTTACCATGGTTCTGAAACAAAATGGGGAAAAAAGTTTGGAAAGATTTTATGAGACCTTTCATGGAACGGATGTTAGCATTCAG TATTTGTTTACTGTAGATATAGCAAGAGGATACCTTTATAAATCACTATCTGCAACCATGGAAGTTATAGTTGAAAGTGATAAAG CTGATCTGCTTGAGCGACCAGTTTCTCCTGAAATGGCTATCTTTTACATTACTCAGGACACTCAGAGACATCCTTTACTTCCTGAAATAAAGTCAG GTGGTTTTCGGGTGACAGGAAGAATGTCTACTCTGTGTTCTTTGTTGGATCCCATCAGTGGAGAGTTAACAGTTGAAACATCAGCAGTTCCCATTTCCTCCATTGACATACACTTGCTCCGTGTAGAGTCAATTCTAATGGGAGAGAAAATTGTGACTGAAACTTCTTTGATTCAGACCACACAG ATAGCAGATGGAGATGTCTGTCGTAATCTGACTTTGCCTATCTATGTTATCCTTCCCCGCCTTTTGACTTGTCCAAGTGTCTTTGCTGG TCCATTTTCAATTGAGTTCAAAGTGTCCATTGTCATCAGCTTTCAGTCAGAACTGTccaaattgcataaaaaatctGATCCAAGAACTCCAAGACTTTGG CTGGCAATGGAAACTTTACCGCTTGAACTTGTTCGAACAAGATGA
- the LOC7474824 gene encoding protein STRICTOSIDINE SYNTHASE-LIKE 11, with the protein MALLRPSTKAAMVSILSIFVFCFPSTVLSESFRQIFLPPTGFGPESLAFESPGGAFYTGVNDGRVLRYQPPTGSWTSFAITSPNRTIALCDGTTDPDKGPICGRPLGLAYSPSTKLLYIADAYYGLFVADSNGRLAKQIATSAEGQRFVACNALDIDPITGNIYFTDASAVYDLRNSSKALLANDSTGRLMKYDVRKNQVTVLLRNLSVAVGVAVSKDGGFVLVSEFVGNRIRRYWLTGRDAGTSDIFLSNLNIVRPNNIKRTSLGDFRIAAATVRQDSQTLVPIRVRVDEHGRISETVSLEAQYGSTPISEVQQSGLSLYVSSRGVNFVGVYTP; encoded by the exons ATGGCTCTCCTCCGCCCAAGCACTAAAGCAGCTATGGTATCGATACTGTCCATTTTTGTCTTCTGTTTTCCTTCTACTGTTCTCTCTGAATCCTTCAGGCAAATCTTCTTGCCACCCACAGGCTTCGGCCCTGAATCCCTTGCCTTTGAATCTCCCGGTGGAGCCTTCTATACTGGTGTTAATGACGGTCGTGTTCTTAGATACCAACCACCTACTGGCAGCTGGACATCCTTTGCCATTACCTCACCAAACCG GACGATAGCACTTTGCGATGGCACCACCGATCCCGATAAAGGACCTATCTGCGGAAGGCCTTTGGGTTTGGCGTATAGTCCTTCCACAAAATTGCTCTACATAGCCGATGCATATTATGGACTCTTTGTTGCTGACTCAAATGGGAGACTTGCTAAACAAATTGCCACCAGTGCTGAAGGACAACGTTTTGTCGCTTGCAATGCTTTGGATATAGACCCTATCACAGGAAACATCTATTTTACAGATGCTAGTGCTGTCTATGATCTAAG GAATTCCTCGAAAGCTCTTCTTGCCAATGACTCAACAGGAAGGTTAATGAAATATGACGTGAGGAAAAATCAAGTCACCGTGTTATTGAGAAATCTTTCGGTGGCAGTGGGGGTTGCAGTCAGTAAAGATGGCGGGTTTGTCCTCGTCTCGGAGTTCGTTGGCAATAGGATTCGACGATATTGGCTCACAGGACGGGATGCCGGGACTTCAGATATATTCCTAAGCAACCTTAACATTGTGAGGCCAAACAACATCAAGAGAACTAGTTTGGGCGATTTTCGGATAGCAGCTGCAACTGTTAGACAAGATTCACAAACACTGGTGCCCATAAGAGTCAGAGTCGACGAGCATGGTAGAATCTCGGAGACTGTGTCTCTTGAGGCACAGTATGGAAGTACTCCCATCAGCGAAGTTCAACAGTCTGGTCTCTCGTTATATGTTAGCTCAAGGGGTGTGAATTTCGTTGGTGTTTATACTCCTTAA